The following are from one region of the Mycetohabitans rhizoxinica HKI 454 genome:
- a CDS encoding DUF4810 domain-containing protein has product MNFPIFLKKTGLSLVATAAWLTGCASHSTVPLYQWDAYQPQVYEYFKGQTAPQQQIDALEKALQQIRAAGNRPPPGFHAHLGMLYASVGNDSQAVQAFEAEKQSFPESSPYMDFLMKKSRQP; this is encoded by the coding sequence ATGAATTTCCCTATCTTCCTCAAAAAAACCGGGTTGTCGCTGGTTGCGACTGCGGCCTGGTTGACTGGCTGCGCTAGCCATTCCACCGTGCCGCTGTATCAATGGGACGCTTATCAGCCGCAGGTCTACGAGTATTTCAAGGGACAAACGGCGCCACAGCAGCAGATCGACGCTCTGGAAAAAGCGCTGCAACAAATTCGCGCGGCAGGAAATCGTCCACCGCCGGGGTTTCATGCGCATCTCGGAATGCTGTATGCGAGCGTTGGCAATGACTCGCAAGCCGTACAAGCATTCGAGGCCGAAAAGCAGTCGTTTCCCGAATCATCGCCGTACATGGACTTCCTGATGAAGAAGTCCAGGCAACCCTGA
- a CDS encoding CsgG/HfaB family protein produces the protein MKKHKNCGVIWITAALALGLSACATESSRSLPVPVVSSAQTPFAGKPMEIAVGKFDNRSSYMRGIFSDGIDRLGGQAKTILVTRLQQSRRFNVLDRDNLDEIKQEAGFMKKAQAIKGANFVVTGDVTEFGRKEVGDHQLFGILGRGKAQVAYAKVNLNIVNTATSEVVLSSQGAGEYSVSNREVIGFGGTAGYDSTLNGKVLDLAIQEAVNHLVEQVDAGALGSAK, from the coding sequence GTGAAAAAACATAAAAATTGTGGCGTTATCTGGATTACGGCGGCACTCGCCCTGGGATTGAGCGCGTGCGCGACGGAATCATCGCGATCGCTGCCGGTACCCGTGGTCAGTAGCGCCCAAACACCGTTTGCCGGCAAGCCGATGGAGATCGCCGTCGGCAAGTTCGATAACCGGTCTAGCTATATGCGCGGTATCTTTTCCGACGGGATCGACCGCCTCGGCGGACAGGCCAAGACGATCCTAGTCACGCGCCTGCAACAGAGCCGCCGCTTCAACGTGCTCGACCGGGACAACCTAGACGAGATTAAGCAGGAAGCCGGCTTCATGAAAAAGGCTCAGGCGATCAAGGGGGCCAATTTCGTCGTGACGGGCGACGTCACCGAGTTCGGTCGCAAGGAGGTCGGCGACCATCAATTATTCGGTATTCTCGGGCGTGGAAAAGCGCAGGTCGCGTACGCGAAGGTCAATCTCAATATCGTCAATACTGCGACGTCCGAAGTCGTGCTGTCGAGCCAGGGCGCGGGCGAATACAGCGTCTCCAATCGGGAGGTCATCGGCTTTGGCGGGACGGCTGGCTACGACTCCACGTTGAACGGCAAGGTGCTGGATCTGGCTATTCAAGAAGCGGTCAACCACTTGGTCGAACAGGTCGATGCCGGCGCACTCGGCTCGGCGAAATGA
- the sap1 gene encoding surface attachment protein Sap1 → MMKRTGMVIAFVTLTAALSAAQAQDKVVKLAPDQTFRFKANAYGCLSRDKLEAADQHALAGEQGKMQELFNGYQCLSTPENDEFRIIRVVGHAIEFQNAGNRDPNGLWTSDRFIKQ, encoded by the coding sequence ATGATGAAACGTACCGGGATGGTTATTGCTTTCGTCACGCTCACCGCCGCATTGTCCGCGGCGCAAGCCCAGGACAAAGTCGTCAAGCTGGCGCCGGACCAGACGTTCCGCTTCAAGGCAAATGCCTATGGATGTTTGTCGCGCGATAAGCTGGAAGCAGCTGACCAGCATGCGTTGGCCGGCGAACAAGGAAAAATGCAAGAGCTGTTTAATGGGTACCAATGCCTGTCGACGCCGGAAAATGACGAATTCAGAATCATCCGAGTAGTCGGGCATGCGATTGAATTTCAGAACGCGGGCAATCGCGATCCGAACGGCCTATGGACTTCGGACCGCTTTATCAAGCAATAG
- a CDS encoding DUF4148 domain-containing protein, with protein sequence MNALIKAVAITTVAAAAAAAPLASFAQTNAPLTHAQVRAELIELEQVGYNPAMANDYDYPNNIQAAEARVAAKHAAEQRVAAQAVGGVASGSMQAGGQAIARVSQSVYMGH encoded by the coding sequence ATGAATGCGCTGATCAAAGCTGTTGCCATCACCACTGTTGCCGCCGCTGCTGCTGCGGCGCCGCTGGCCTCGTTCGCACAAACGAACGCACCGCTCACGCATGCCCAAGTGCGGGCCGAGTTGATCGAGCTGGAACAAGTTGGCTATAACCCCGCCATGGCCAACGACTACGACTATCCGAACAACATCCAGGCGGCTGAGGCCCGCGTGGCAGCCAAGCATGCCGCCGAGCAACGCGTCGCCGCGCAAGCGGTGGGCGGCGTGGCCAGCGGGTCGATGCAGGCGGGCGGCCAGGCCATTGCTCGTGTGTCTCAATCCGTCTATATGGGCCACTGA